The Anaerolineales bacterium sequence CGCATTCTGTATCCAGGACAAGTGGGAGTAATCGACGCTGATGCTCGTGGGCGTGTAGCTCTCGTGATGATAGTAGGGATTGTAGATGGGTACACGCTGGTCGTTGAAATGGCCGATCTCGAGCGGATACATCTCCGCCATGGTGGGATTCTCGCGGCCGACGAAGTATTTCAACCCGGTCAGGCTTTCCCCGTAGTACGCCATCACGTTCGTGGCCACCACCCCGGCGTGAGAAGAAGCGAACATGCCGACGTTCTCGTAAAGCGGTTGCACGCGGATCAGCTCATGAAGAAAACCCCCGTCCACGTCCGGGATGACGCCCAACGCGAAACGGATGGTGTCGCGCAGCGCCGCCAGGCTGTCCGGTCCGCCGAAATCGAATGTGCCCTCGCTGTGGACGCCACTCTGTGGATCGGTCTTTCCCGGCCACAGATGACTGATCGAAATCGCCCCGACGTCAACGGGATTGAATTCCAGGTGGAAAGGTGTATTTTCGAGATTGTACTTGTCGACGAACCAGGTGGAGGCCACGACTACGACCGGCGCGCTTTCGCCGTAGCGCGGTTCGGCGGGCACGTCGATGCGCACGGCGATGCGGCCGTTTTCCGCACATTGAATGTAGGTGTAGACGACGGCCCCCGGGCCAGCGCTTTGCGCTTCCATCGCTCGGTCGCTGTCATCTGATGCTGCAGCAGGGATTGGCGCTTCAGCGTCCGTCGATGTGGCCAGGGGAAGGTTGCAGGCTGCCAGCAAGGTCAAAATTACAATCGACATAAAAGCCAAGTATGTATTTCGTATTTTCATGAATGCATCTCTCCCACGGTCTTCAGCCTGAAGCGGTCATTGAACTACCTGGACGGCTGAGCCTCGGATCGCATCACCCCGCGCACGAAAAGACCGAAAGGGATGAAACAGATCAACCCCATGACCGAAACTACGATTACGTCGACGAGTGAGAAATCGGCGGTGGTAATGAGCGGCTGGATCAGCAAAAAGGCGATCAGCCCGATGAAGAGCATGTTGGCTTGAAACAGCAGTCCCAATGCAACAGGATAGCCAAAGGCTCTCCGCTGCCACAGGCTGGCGCCACCGATGATCAAAGCCGGGCTCAAGAAGAAATCCGCGACGTTCACGGCCATGTCGGTTTCGGCAATCGGCACGCCGCTGCCGAGCGCCTCGACCGTCAGGGCAAGGACACGCAGCAGAAACAGCGCGCCCATACCCATCAAGACGCCGCCAGCCAGGCGTTCCGGCACAGCGCCGCCGAGCCGTTGTCGAACAGCCTGCGCATCGATCGCCGCGACGAGTGCGATCATCGTGTATACGCTCATGCTGACCAGCACGAGATGCATCAGGAATGATAAGCCCGGCGGCATGACAAAGACATACACGAGATAGTTGTAGAACACGAAGAACAGCGCACCCGGCCAGAAGAGCAGCCCGATCAATTTCCCCCGCCAAGTAAGCCACATAGAAACGATCAAAATCGGCAGACCGATGCACAGGTTGACCACGTCGTTCGGCAGGAACGATTGCAGCAAGTCATCCGTCGGGTAGACGACACTGCGATTGAGGATTCCCGAAATTGAGGCGGCCGCCACGAGGATCGCAATGAGTATCGTGCTGACGGATATCAATTTGAGGTATTGCTTGATCGGCAATCGTGTGGTTTTCACCCTGGACGTATTCATAAATGTGCCTCCTTATCATGGAGTATAGATTTATGTACCTACTCTATTCTCGTGCAGGAAAAAAGCATAAATGTCTCGTTCGGATTTACTGTCGTCCTTACTCAAGGGAAACGTACACGGGGCATGATTGGAACGACGGATATCGTCATGCCGCCAACGAGAGTGATAACGAAGGATTTCATAGTGATCTTCCACAGCGAAGGTCACGCGAAGATACCCCTCTTCATCATCCACCCCGTGTCAGTGGCGATGCTCTATCAGATGTGTATCTCCATCGGATTGAGGAGACAGCATTGTTTTCAACATGACCTTGAATAGCAGAATCACGCCACAACTGATATAATTCCACTTTGGTTCTGCGGACGATAGATTTGCCGCACCATTAAAAACGTACTAAGTAGATCATCATCGGGCTGAGAGTGTGACTTGGCTCAATGGAGTCAAGGAGTACTTTCAGTGAATTTCGAACATTTTTCTCTCGACCCGCGCATTGCCTCTCAAATCGAGGCCATCGGTTTCACCACACCCACTACTATTCAGCAAGAAGCAATTCCACCCGTCCTCGAAGGTCGGGATGTGATGGGTATCGCCCAGACCGGGACCGGAAAAAGCGCAGCATTTCTCCTGCCGATTCTGCAGCGATTGATCACAGGCCCTTTGCGTTGCGTGCGGGCGCTCATCGTCGCACCCACACGCGAACTCGCTGAGCAAATATATCAAATGAGTATTGACTTTGGCAAAAACACCAAAGTACGGAGTGTATCCATATACGGTGGTGTGAGTAAAGTCAATCAGGTCTCGCGCCTGAAGCAAGGCGTAGAAATCGTCATTGCTTGCCCTGGACGCCTGCTCGACATCGTAAGTGATGGCGACATCGATCTTTCCCGTGTAGAGGTGCTGGTACTGGACGAAGCGGATCGCATGTGCGACATGGGTTTCCTGCCCGATATTCGGCGCATCATCAAGCTGCTCCCGCCCCGACGCCAGACACTTTTCTTCTCAGCGACGATGCCAAAAGATATCCGCAATCTAGCAGACAGCATCCTCAAGGATCCGGTCACCGTTCAAATTGGCAAGATTGCTCCGGCGAAGACTGTTTCACACGCCCTGTATCCGGTGCCCAACAATCTCAAGAAAAACCTTCTAATGGCACTGTTGGAACAAACAGCCACCGGCCGCGTGCTGATCTTCACCCGCACGAAGTATCGCGCCCGCAACTTGGCGCGTGATTTGAAAAAGCGCGGCTATCGCGCAGCCGAATTACAGGGAAACATGTCGCAGAATCAGCGTCAGAAATCGATCGACGGCTTTCGCAATGGAAAATTCGATATTCTCGCCGCCACCGATGTCGCTGCGCGCGGCATTGACGTGTCGGAAATATCGCACGTGATCAACTTCGACATCCCCGATACAGTCGACGCCTACACGCACCGGATCGGACGCACCGGTCGCGCCCACCAATCGGGCGAAGCATTCACCTTTGCAGGACAGGCGGACGAGCAGATCATACGCGACATCGAAAAATTATTGGGCACTCGTATCGAAAGGCGGCGTTTACCGGATTTTAATTACGGCAGTTTTGTGCCGGAAAACCTGTTCGATAAGAGTCAGTCCAGTCCACCACGAAAGAGACAGCCACAAATCAAGCCCAATCAATCGCCCAGGTATGCTCCTGGCAATAATGGGGGCAACGGGCATGCTCGCAGCAGCAATACTCGTGACAGACATGCGAGCCATAACGCCGGGGGAAATTCCCAACGCCGCCGTTCGCAACGGCGAAAATAAGGATTCGCCAGTATGTCACCTGCAGAAAGACGCCGGCGGAATTCTTGACTTCACCTCGCCCCACGATTTGCATCAAACTCGTACGCTCCCATGTCGCATTGCGCATCACCATCACCATCTCCATCGACTGGACGATCCAATCCCAACAGGTCAGTCGCCGTACAGATCGCGTCATCGGCCGCGTCGATGGCCGGGCTGCCTGACGCCGGACTCATCCTGAAGGCAAGACCGAAGAACGGCCCAGTCAGACGCGGGTCCTGGCACTTGTCGTGATTGCCTGAGATGACATAGGCATCTTCGCTGCCGCAGGTGAATTCCTTGACCTGGTGAACGAGGTTGTAATCCGAGTCGAGTCGTAAACCGTCACAATCTTCCTGATAGAACAGGAAGGTGCTATCACCGGGATCGAAGAAGTCGGCGTCCCCCAGAAAGATGTTATTGCGAGCTTCGATGCGTTCCGAGCCGTCGCAGTTATATCCCTCACGCGGCCCGGCGTAGATCAGACCATCCCCTAAGCCGTAGAACGTCGAGTTGATAATGCTGACCTGCTCGCCGCCGGTAAATGTGATTTCCAGCGCATTGCCAAGCGCCCGGCAAGGATCGACGTTAAAGGTAAAGGGCTGATCATCGAAAAACGTACAATTGCTTACCAGCAGGCTGTTGCTGAGCGTGGTCAAACCCGTCACTTTAACCGGGTTGCCGGCATTGCCTTCGGCGTGTACGCCATTGAGTATGACCGTCCCGCCTTCGCTGTGATAAAGCAGGTCCAGCCCATCGGAAGTGTTGTGCAGGAAACTCGCATTCTCGATGATCCAGTCGCCGCTTGTGGCTCCGGTACCGACTCCGTCGCCATATCCGCCCGCGGATTGCCCCCAGCAGCCTACAGGCTCCTGTTCCGGATAAGTCTCACCGCATCCGTTCCACTCCACGAGCCAATGGCGAAACGCCAGCGTACCGGCGTTCGAGTCGTCACCTTCGATATCCCCATCCCAACCAACCCAACCATTTGCGGCGATACGCACGTTTTCGACCGTCCAATCCGTGAGTCGTCCGGCCAAAATCCCGCTGCTCGCCAGGCCATGAATGTTCAAATCCTTGAGCAGCACCTTGGTCGAGTCCTGTGCATAGAGCCCGATCGAGGCCCAATCGCCGTAGGGCAGATCATCCCGATTGCAGGCCAGACCACCCGAATGGAACTCGACACAATCCGAATGATCGGTGATTTCCAAACAGGCGACCACCGCATTGCTTGTATCCGTCAGGTCGACGATCTGCCACGGGCGGCCGGTACCCCACAACTCGGGCGGATTGTCGCATCCGCTGTCCCATCCCCGGCCGACGATGCGAGTGGGCCGATTCGGGCTGGGACCACTGGGCACCGGCGGCATACGGCAGTCAAACGATCCTTCTTCTTCGCAGTCATCGCTGCCCGGGGCACCATAACCCATACGATAACTGCCCGTCCCGATCACCAGCGTACTTCCGCCCCCGATGCGCGGCGTTCCGCCGGGCGGCAGCGCCCGGAAGGGATGATCCCAGGCACATGCTTGCTTGCTGCCGCTTCCCGGGTAGGCGGCGTCCACGAACCCGCTGCATTCTTCGGGTGTTCCGCCATCGGGCCGTACATAGTAGGTGTTCTCATCGGGGGTTGAAGTATTACTATTGAACGACGCGCTTGTTCGTTCCGAAGCGAGGGAAACATCATCAAGCCGAGATGTTGTATCGCCCCTGCAACCTGCCAAAGCCAACGGAGCGAAAAGGATTATCGTCCACCAGGCAGATTTCCGAATCTGTATCATCATCCTTCCACTTTTAGGCTGTTTGCAGTTTTTGGATTGCACTTTCAACAGAACGTCGATCTTTTGCACTCAAGGAAGGATCGGCCGCCCATTTTTCATAGCGTGGCAGCAGCGCTTTAAATTCCGGCAGAAAGCCGGGCGTCATACTGCGGATCACGTCGCACAGCGCCCAGGTGGCTGTTGGATCTTGCGGGGGAACGTGACGCTCGAGGAATTCACGTACAAGATCGATCGAGCCGCGGCTGCACAGACGAATGGCGAAGCTGACGGCCTTCTTGACCTCCACTTCCGCATCGAACAGCAAACGCTCCGCCATTTCCAGGCACTGCTGTGTATA is a genomic window containing:
- a CDS encoding DEAD/DEAH box helicase; this encodes MNFEHFSLDPRIASQIEAIGFTTPTTIQQEAIPPVLEGRDVMGIAQTGTGKSAAFLLPILQRLITGPLRCVRALIVAPTRELAEQIYQMSIDFGKNTKVRSVSIYGGVSKVNQVSRLKQGVEIVIACPGRLLDIVSDGDIDLSRVEVLVLDEADRMCDMGFLPDIRRIIKLLPPRRQTLFFSATMPKDIRNLADSILKDPVTVQIGKIAPAKTVSHALYPVPNNLKKNLLMALLEQTATGRVLIFTRTKYRARNLARDLKKRGYRAAELQGNMSQNQRQKSIDGFRNGKFDILAATDVAARGIDVSEISHVINFDIPDTVDAYTHRIGRTGRAHQSGEAFTFAGQADEQIIRDIEKLLGTRIERRRLPDFNYGSFVPENLFDKSQSSPPRKRQPQIKPNQSPRYAPGNNGGNGHARSSNTRDRHASHNAGGNSQRRRSQRRK
- a CDS encoding choice-of-anchor Q domain-containing protein translates to MDAAYPGSGSKQACAWDHPFRALPPGGTPRIGGGSTLVIGTGSYRMGYGAPGSDDCEEEGSFDCRMPPVPSGPSPNRPTRIVGRGWDSGCDNPPELWGTGRPWQIVDLTDTSNAVVACLEITDHSDCVEFHSGGLACNRDDLPYGDWASIGLYAQDSTKVLLKDLNIHGLASSGILAGRLTDWTVENVRIAANGWVGWDGDIEGDDSNAGTLAFRHWLVEWNGCGETYPEQEPVGCWGQSAGGYGDGVGTGATSGDWIIENASFLHNTSDGLDLLYHSEGGTVILNGVHAEGNAGNPVKVTGLTTLSNSLLVSNCTFFDDQPFTFNVDPCRALGNALEITFTGGEQVSIINSTFYGLGDGLIYAGPREGYNCDGSERIEARNNIFLGDADFFDPGDSTFLFYQEDCDGLRLDSDYNLVHQVKEFTCGSEDAYVISGNHDKCQDPRLTGPFFGLAFRMSPASGSPAIDAADDAICTATDLLGLDRPVDGDGDGDAQCDMGAYEFDANRGAR